A DNA window from Candidatus Methylomirabilota bacterium contains the following coding sequences:
- a CDS encoding lytic transglycosylase domain-containing protein, whose protein sequence is MPGQGLPNTPRRRVQPKPGPAFGRSLVQQVGGLLMLLLVVVPGYVMSRPIPDEVAQAAKANQSGRAVTTAMIGEHIREIAPRYGVSEVLVASIIAVESEYNPRAVSRKGARGLMQLMPATASSLRVDDPFDPRENIEAGVRHLRRLMDLFDNNLPLVIAAYNAGENAVRRYRGIPPYRETRQYVSRVLRKVRRAQPDSVPAYQEPTRLKPRKDRRTSSDARSALLIIPAVYQPGSAPRTR, encoded by the coding sequence ATGCCTGGTCAAGGTCTGCCCAACACCCCGCGCCGGCGCGTGCAGCCGAAGCCCGGGCCGGCGTTCGGCCGGTCGCTCGTCCAGCAGGTGGGCGGCCTGTTGATGTTGCTGCTGGTGGTCGTGCCGGGATACGTGATGTCGCGGCCGATCCCCGACGAGGTGGCGCAGGCCGCCAAGGCCAACCAGAGCGGCCGCGCGGTCACGACCGCGATGATCGGTGAACACATCCGCGAAATAGCGCCGCGCTACGGCGTCTCCGAGGTGCTGGTCGCCTCGATCATCGCCGTGGAATCCGAGTACAACCCTCGGGCGGTGTCGCGGAAGGGCGCCCGGGGGCTCATGCAGCTCATGCCGGCGACGGCATCGAGCCTGAGGGTCGACGACCCCTTCGATCCCCGGGAGAATATCGAAGCCGGCGTTCGCCATCTCCGCCGCCTGATGGACCTCTTCGACAACAATCTGCCGCTCGTCATCGCCGCCTACAACGCAGGCGAAAATGCCGTGCGCCGGTACCGGGGAATCCCGCCCTACCGGGAGACGCGCCAGTATGTCTCGCGGGTGCTGCGCAAGGTGCGGCGCGCTCAGCCTGACAGCGTCCCCGCGTATCAGGAGCCGACTCGCCTGAAGCCCCGGAAAGATCGCCGCACGTCGAGCGACGCACGGTCGGCCCTGCTGATCATTCCGGCCGTCTACCAGCCGGGCTCCGCGCCGCGCACCCGCTGA
- a CDS encoding CPBP family glutamic-type intramembrane protease: MASVRRAVMLEVAGLGALTALYLALVPVRPPAVDLGLALLAVVVILMTAGYTRRRIWGSPDWPAAERVRHSAMHLLTGTSIIVALFAALGAVRVWWTADTASAVAAHLLKPTLPVALALFIPWALLQQTLFQFYLLGRMRALWPAAPPFVLAAANGVVYGAVHLPAWDVVAVTMIGGTVWSWYYVRDRQLLPIALSHAVLGTTYFYWVRDQDLIGHWLAGS; encoded by the coding sequence TTGGCCAGCGTCCGGCGCGCGGTGATGCTCGAGGTGGCCGGGCTGGGGGCGCTGACAGCCCTCTACCTGGCCCTCGTGCCGGTACGGCCGCCCGCCGTCGACCTGGGCCTGGCCCTGCTCGCGGTCGTCGTCATCCTCATGACGGCCGGCTACACGCGACGCCGAATCTGGGGCTCACCCGACTGGCCGGCCGCCGAACGTGTCCGCCACTCGGCGATGCATTTGCTGACCGGCACCTCGATCATCGTCGCGCTGTTCGCCGCGCTCGGTGCCGTCCGCGTCTGGTGGACGGCGGACACGGCGAGCGCTGTGGCGGCGCACCTGCTCAAACCGACCCTGCCCGTGGCGCTGGCGTTGTTCATCCCCTGGGCGCTGCTCCAGCAGACGCTGTTCCAGTTCTACTTGCTCGGTCGGATGCGCGCCCTCTGGCCCGCCGCGCCTCCCTTCGTGCTCGCCGCGGCGAACGGCGTCGTCTACGGCGCCGTCCATCTGCCGGCCTGGGACGTCGTGGCCGTCACGATGATCGGGGGAACCGTGTGGAGCTGGTATTACGTGCGCGACCGGCAGCTGCTGCCGATCGCGCTCTCTCACGCGGTGCTGGGGACGACCTACTTCTACTGGGTGCGGGACCAGGACCTCATCGGCCACTGGCTGGCCGGCAGTTGA
- a CDS encoding DUF488 domain-containing protein, which yields MTGGIWTVGHSTRPIGELLALLSGHAIVQLADVRTIPRSRHNPQFNQERLARSLQDAGVAYLHLPGLGGLRRPRPDSINVGWRNAGFRGYADHMQTPAFAESLAALLELARRQRTAIMCAEAVPWRCHRSLIADALTARGLAVRHILSATTAALHTLTPWASVEGTSVTYRDRHKGSSWPASGAR from the coding sequence GTGACCGGCGGCATCTGGACAGTCGGGCACTCCACGCGCCCGATCGGCGAGTTGCTCGCGCTGCTGTCGGGCCATGCGATCGTTCAGCTCGCCGACGTACGGACCATCCCCCGCTCCCGGCACAATCCTCAATTCAACCAGGAGCGCCTCGCGCGGAGTCTCCAGGATGCGGGTGTCGCCTACCTGCACCTGCCCGGGCTGGGAGGTCTGCGCCGCCCTCGTCCGGATTCGATCAATGTCGGCTGGCGCAACGCCGGATTCCGCGGGTACGCCGACCACATGCAGACGCCTGCCTTCGCCGAGAGCCTGGCGGCGCTGCTCGAGCTGGCCCGTCGGCAGCGCACGGCCATCATGTGCGCAGAAGCGGTGCCCTGGCGCTGTCACCGCAGTCTAATCGCCGACGCCCTGACCGCCCGCGGGCTTGCCGTGCGGCACATCCTGAGCGCGACCACCGCCGCGCTTCACACGTTGACACCGTGGGCGTCGGTGGAGGGTACGTCGGTGACGTATCGGGACCGGCACAAGGGCTCGAGTTGGCCAGCGTCCGGCGCGCGGTGA
- a CDS encoding GAF domain-containing protein, whose protein sequence is MSSPVPEMSRGHGYERLSSREADLLRELAETINASLDTDAVLQRVAETARDLCRSDVARIALREPGADGFTFRYRVGPELQGFQEREGTIIRRLVEEVLATGRAVRKADAVTVPVRIRDRVEALIQVANRAPRPFGERDEEVLRRLAEHAAVAIRNSRLVAAERKAAEQVGLLGEVSTLLAGSLDYEATLQRLARLTVPALADMCVIDMLADDGTIRRVAAAHARPDLWPLVATVQERFPPDPKGPHPVTTVLRTGRPQVAPEITESMLAAIAPDPQHRQIARALTYTSFIIVPLMARGRTLGALSLVSGQAGRRYGPEDLALAEDLARRASLAVDNARLYTESEQRRRIAEALTATGRLLSQTLNVEEVAQRVVGSLRELIGALCVIVYRLDPDTGACVPLAVSGDRGLPERLPLPAGMGTVGLALRERRTAVTEDLINDPRMVLGEPLREALRTAPRAGLAVPLMVQDETIGALFLGDRAGRRFTADEVRLAEAFADQAAIAFNNARLYAVQEVRAERLRILAHVNRLVSSSLEIDEVLDGISRMAAEIMGIAVVTLWIVDADNGIATLRACSSERHRRDYPIEALPLTGNLIAVVAADRRPIHVPDVFENELVPHPAWHRAHGLRSVFGFPIVWRQIVLGVLALHSAQPLRLSPDDESLAQMFAAQAAVALRNAQLYQEAQHRQREAEAVALQAERARSEAEAATAELRRLQGITDVALAALGVEDLLRELLTRVRDVLGVDTAAVFLVDQERQVLVPRAVSGLEAGDDLAPIPIGRGFSGQVVLARGPMVAEDIAKKVELHASVLSERGIRSLLGAPLLVGGWATGIIRVGSTQPRRFSEDDARLLQLVADRVALAIENAQLHEADRQARSEAEAASRAKDHFLAMLAHELRNPLAPIRSGFYVIGERLGDDPVVQRAREIVERQLLHLTRLLDDLLDVARITQGKIELVKVPLEIGSAVAEAMESTRSLIESRGHTIRVDLPNTPIRVEADPTRIVQIIGNLLNNAAKYTPPGGSIVLTAGQEAGWVVLSVSDTGVGIPDEMLPRIFDLFAQVDPSLARSEGGLGIGLTLVRRLVELHGGDVSARSEGKGRGSEFIARLPAASLHPASSNAPPAAAPGPACSVLVVEDNVDSAQMLQACLELAGHRVLVADNGVDAVTVALRERPDVMLVDIGLPVLDGNEVARRVRAALGPAVLLIALTGYGRPQDRQQALEAGFDDHVVKPVDPEQLTSLIARAAR, encoded by the coding sequence ATGTCGTCGCCCGTCCCGGAGATGAGCCGTGGTCACGGGTACGAGCGGCTGTCCAGCCGCGAGGCCGACCTGCTCCGTGAGCTGGCCGAAACCATCAACGCCTCGCTCGACACGGACGCGGTCCTGCAGCGAGTGGCCGAAACGGCCCGAGACCTCTGCCGCAGCGACGTGGCCCGGATCGCGCTGCGTGAGCCCGGCGCCGACGGCTTCACCTTCCGGTATCGAGTGGGCCCCGAGCTCCAGGGCTTCCAGGAGCGCGAGGGCACCATCATCCGAAGGCTGGTGGAGGAGGTCCTGGCCACCGGCCGGGCCGTCCGCAAGGCCGATGCCGTAACGGTCCCCGTTCGCATCCGCGACCGGGTCGAGGCGCTCATTCAGGTGGCGAACCGGGCCCCGCGACCGTTCGGCGAACGGGACGAAGAGGTGTTGCGGAGGCTGGCCGAGCACGCCGCGGTTGCGATCCGCAACAGCCGGCTCGTCGCGGCCGAGCGCAAGGCTGCCGAACAGGTCGGCCTGCTGGGAGAAGTCTCCACCTTGTTGGCAGGCAGCCTCGACTATGAGGCGACCTTGCAGCGCCTGGCGCGGCTCACCGTACCGGCCCTGGCGGACATGTGCGTGATCGACATGCTCGCCGACGATGGCACGATCCGACGCGTTGCCGCGGCGCACGCCAGGCCCGATCTGTGGCCGCTCGTCGCCACCGTCCAGGAACGGTTCCCACCCGACCCGAAGGGACCGCATCCGGTGACCACGGTGTTACGGACCGGTCGCCCTCAGGTGGCTCCGGAGATCACCGAGTCGATGCTCGCCGCCATTGCCCCGGACCCTCAGCACCGGCAGATCGCCCGCGCCCTGACGTACACCTCGTTCATCATCGTGCCCCTGATGGCGCGGGGGCGAACCCTCGGGGCGCTGTCGCTCGTGTCGGGGCAGGCGGGCCGGCGCTACGGGCCGGAAGACCTCGCGCTGGCCGAAGACCTGGCCCGGCGAGCCTCCCTGGCCGTCGACAATGCCCGGCTCTACACCGAGAGCGAGCAGCGGCGCCGGATCGCCGAGGCCTTGACGGCGACGGGCCGCCTGCTGTCGCAGACGCTGAATGTGGAAGAGGTGGCCCAGCGCGTCGTCGGCAGTCTGCGGGAGCTCATCGGCGCGCTGTGCGTCATCGTCTACCGGCTGGACCCCGACACCGGTGCCTGCGTGCCGCTGGCGGTGTCGGGCGATCGCGGCCTGCCGGAGCGTCTGCCGCTTCCGGCCGGGATGGGGACGGTCGGGCTCGCCCTGCGGGAGCGTCGGACCGCGGTCACCGAGGACCTCATCAACGATCCCCGCATGGTCCTCGGCGAGCCGCTCCGGGAGGCGCTCCGGACGGCGCCGCGGGCTGGCCTCGCGGTGCCGCTCATGGTGCAGGACGAGACGATCGGTGCGCTCTTCCTCGGCGACCGGGCCGGGCGGCGGTTCACGGCCGACGAGGTGCGCTTGGCCGAGGCCTTTGCCGACCAGGCCGCGATCGCCTTCAACAACGCGCGGCTGTACGCCGTCCAGGAGGTCCGGGCGGAGCGCTTGCGCATTCTCGCGCACGTCAACCGACTGGTCTCGTCGTCGCTGGAAATCGACGAGGTGCTGGACGGCATCAGCCGCATGGCCGCCGAGATCATGGGGATCGCCGTCGTCACCCTCTGGATCGTCGACGCCGACAATGGCATCGCCACGCTGCGGGCGTGTTCGAGCGAACGCCACCGCCGCGACTACCCGATCGAGGCGCTGCCCCTGACCGGCAACCTCATCGCCGTGGTCGCGGCCGACCGTCGGCCGATCCACGTCCCCGATGTCTTCGAGAACGAGCTCGTTCCGCACCCCGCGTGGCACCGGGCTCATGGGCTCCGCAGCGTCTTCGGGTTTCCCATCGTATGGCGGCAGATCGTGCTCGGCGTCCTCGCCCTGCACTCGGCGCAGCCCCTGCGACTGAGCCCGGATGACGAGAGCCTCGCGCAGATGTTCGCCGCGCAGGCGGCCGTGGCGTTGCGCAACGCCCAGCTCTACCAGGAGGCTCAGCACCGGCAGCGGGAGGCCGAGGCGGTGGCCTTGCAAGCCGAGCGGGCCCGGTCGGAGGCGGAAGCCGCCACAGCCGAGCTCCGGCGCCTGCAAGGCATCACGGACGTCGCCCTGGCGGCGCTCGGTGTGGAAGATCTGCTCCGCGAGCTCCTCACCAGGGTTCGAGACGTCCTCGGCGTCGACACGGCGGCCGTCTTCCTCGTCGACCAGGAGCGGCAGGTGCTGGTGCCGCGCGCGGTCAGCGGTCTGGAGGCCGGAGACGACCTGGCGCCCATCCCGATCGGCCGGGGCTTCTCCGGGCAGGTCGTGCTCGCCCGAGGGCCGATGGTGGCCGAGGACATCGCCAAGAAGGTAGAGCTACACGCGTCCGTGCTGAGCGAGCGGGGGATCCGCTCGCTCCTCGGGGCCCCCCTCCTCGTCGGCGGCTGGGCCACCGGCATCATCCGGGTCGGCTCGACCCAGCCCCGGCGCTTCAGCGAGGACGACGCCCGCCTCTTGCAGCTCGTGGCCGATCGCGTGGCCCTGGCCATCGAGAACGCGCAACTTCATGAAGCCGACCGCCAGGCCCGCAGCGAGGCCGAGGCCGCCAGCCGGGCCAAAGACCATTTCCTGGCCATGCTCGCCCACGAGCTCCGCAATCCGCTGGCTCCGATCCGCAGTGGCTTCTACGTGATCGGCGAGCGGCTGGGCGATGACCCGGTCGTTCAGCGCGCCCGCGAGATCGTCGAACGCCAGCTCCTGCACCTCACCCGGCTGCTCGACGACCTCCTCGACGTGGCCCGGATCACCCAGGGCAAGATCGAGCTGGTCAAGGTCCCCCTGGAGATCGGCTCCGCCGTGGCCGAGGCGATGGAGTCCACCCGCAGCCTGATCGAGAGCCGGGGTCACACGATCCGCGTCGACCTGCCCAACACGCCGATCCGCGTGGAGGCCGATCCGACCCGGATCGTGCAGATCATCGGTAACCTGCTGAACAACGCGGCCAAGTACACCCCGCCGGGAGGAAGCATCGTCCTCACCGCAGGTCAAGAGGCCGGCTGGGTCGTGCTCTCCGTCAGCGACACCGGGGTCGGCATCCCTGACGAGATGTTGCCCCGAATCTTCGACCTCTTCGCCCAGGTCGATCCCTCACTGGCGCGCTCCGAAGGGGGGCTCGGCATCGGCTTGACGCTGGTTCGCCGGCTGGTGGAGCTCCACGGTGGCGACGTCTCGGCCCGGAGCGAGGGCAAAGGGCGGGGCAGCGAGTTCATCGCCCGGCTACCGGCGGCCTCGTTGCATCCGGCCAGCTCGAACGCCCCGCCGGCGGCGGCGCCAGGTCCGGCGTGCTCGGTGCTCGTGGTCGAGGACAACGTGGATAGCGCCCAGATGCTCCAGGCCTGCCTGGAGCTGGCCGGCCATCGAGTCCTGGTCGCGGACAACGGCGTCGACGCCGTGACCGTCGCCTTGCGCGAACGCCCCGACGTCATGCTGGTGGATATCGGCCTGCCCGTGCTCGACGGCAACGAGGTGGCGCGCAGGGTTCGGGCAGCGCTGGGGCCGGCGGTCCTCCTCATCGCCCTGACTGGCTATGGCCGGCCCCAGGATCGCCAGCAGGCGCTGGAGGCCGGGTTCGACGACCACGTGGTGAAGCCGGTCGATCCCGAGCAGCTGACGAGCTTGATCGCCCGGGCGGCGAGGTGA
- a CDS encoding ATP-binding protein — MGRYSRMGLRLRLILVLVLPLVLVVGVYGLMRVRSERSELLRENERNVALTAKAIQVAVEAALRDRQISDIRRLLFEIVEGQEQIDRIRIFDQDLQPLLVSNPLSIGEEIPMASLRLTIEGGQPHTYYERGDEQPVLYYFIPLRGRGGEITGTLELVHLASGVEQRIRAAVWDVWLRLGAVLVLVAVITGAMLQRQVLRPLARLVERIRRLGQGEPGQPLPVERRDELGRVAEAFNTMAAQLAEARRKHLAESERALDLERQLRHAEILSVAGRLASGLAHEVGTPLNIISGRAEFVLKTLPADDGRREDLEVMIGQIDRISGIIRALLDMVRPAKPEIQAIGLATVVERLMPLLHHTARRHGVVLAATVAEDLPLVLADPNQVQQVLINVVMNALAATASPGHVRILARPRMAVGRTGVELDVTDTGSGIPPDILPRVFEPFFTTKAPGQGTGLGLTICRDIVREHGGEIQVRSAVNEGTTVTVWLPAADETRR, encoded by the coding sequence ATGGGCCGCTACTCACGTATGGGCCTGAGGCTCCGGCTGATCCTCGTGCTGGTCCTGCCCCTGGTGCTGGTGGTGGGGGTCTACGGACTCATGAGGGTCCGCTCGGAGCGCAGCGAGCTCTTACGCGAGAACGAGCGCAATGTGGCCCTCACCGCCAAGGCCATCCAGGTCGCGGTCGAGGCCGCGCTGCGCGACCGCCAGATCTCGGACATCCGCCGCCTCCTCTTCGAGATCGTCGAGGGGCAGGAGCAGATCGACCGCATCCGGATCTTCGATCAGGACCTGCAGCCTCTCCTCGTCTCCAATCCGCTGTCGATCGGCGAGGAGATCCCGATGGCCTCGTTGCGGCTGACCATCGAAGGCGGACAGCCCCACACCTACTACGAGAGGGGCGACGAGCAGCCCGTGCTCTATTACTTCATACCGCTTCGCGGGCGCGGAGGGGAGATCACCGGCACGCTAGAGTTGGTCCACCTGGCCTCGGGAGTCGAGCAGCGGATCCGCGCCGCGGTATGGGACGTCTGGCTGCGCCTGGGTGCGGTCCTCGTGCTGGTCGCGGTGATCACCGGCGCCATGCTGCAGCGGCAGGTGCTGCGGCCGCTCGCCAGACTCGTGGAGCGAATTCGCCGGCTCGGCCAGGGCGAACCCGGTCAGCCGCTGCCCGTCGAGCGGCGTGACGAGCTCGGTCGGGTAGCCGAGGCTTTCAACACGATGGCCGCACAGCTGGCCGAGGCCCGCCGCAAGCACCTGGCCGAGAGCGAGCGCGCCCTGGACCTGGAGCGCCAGCTTCGACACGCCGAGATCCTGTCCGTGGCCGGCCGGCTGGCCAGCGGCCTGGCCCACGAGGTGGGCACGCCCCTGAATATCATTTCGGGCCGGGCCGAATTCGTGCTCAAGACGTTGCCAGCGGACGACGGTCGCCGCGAAGACCTCGAGGTCATGATCGGCCAGATCGACCGCATCTCCGGGATCATCCGCGCCCTCCTGGACATGGTGAGACCGGCCAAGCCGGAGATCCAGGCCATCGGCCTGGCCACGGTCGTGGAGCGGCTCATGCCGCTGCTGCACCACACCGCCAGGCGCCATGGGGTCGTGCTGGCGGCCACGGTCGCCGAGGATTTGCCGCTGGTGCTGGCCGACCCGAACCAGGTGCAGCAGGTACTCATCAACGTCGTCATGAACGCGCTGGCGGCGACGGCTTCGCCGGGCCATGTCCGGATCCTCGCGCGGCCTCGGATGGCCGTGGGGCGTACGGGTGTCGAGCTCGACGTCACCGACACCGGATCCGGGATTCCCCCCGACATCCTGCCCCGGGTCTTCGAGCCGTTCTTCACCACCAAGGCGCCCGGCCAGGGCACCGGCCTGGGGCTGACGATCTGCCGGGACATCGTCCGAGAGCACGGCGGAGAGATCCAGGTGCGGAGCGCCGTGAACGAGGGAACGACGGTCACCGTCTGGCTGCCGGCGGCCGACGAGACCCGGAGATGA
- a CDS encoding sigma-54 dependent transcriptional regulator yields MTPKVLVVDNDKEMVTMLRRHLESERLSVTAVTSGQAALAALEQEEFEVVLTDLRMDEVDGLAVLRRAQAGQPASRVILMTAFGSLENAIEAMRQGAYDYLTKPFKLAEVSLAVRRALDERQLREENRRLRAEVAQRYGFDNLLGRSPAMQAVFEQIRAVAPSDAAVLLLGDSGTGKELVGRAIHWNSGRRDGPFVPVNCAAIPETLLESELFGHEKGAFTGAARKRRGLFVEADGGTLLLDEIADMSLALQAKLLRALQDKAIRPVGGSEEIRLDVRIISATNRDLPALVRDGTFREDLYYRLAVIPIRLPALRERREDIPLLARHFLERAAVPLGKRLDGFSDEAMAWLLAHRWPGNVRELENVVERAAILARGPLVTLADLGTEFTMPGGLEASLRPTLAELEHQYMMRVLTETAGDKAAAAKILGVSVRTLQRKFKES; encoded by the coding sequence ATGACCCCCAAGGTCCTGGTCGTCGACAACGACAAGGAAATGGTGACGATGCTCCGGCGTCATCTGGAGAGCGAGCGGCTGTCGGTCACCGCCGTCACGAGCGGGCAGGCCGCGCTCGCCGCGCTGGAGCAGGAGGAGTTCGAGGTGGTCCTCACCGACCTCAGAATGGACGAGGTCGATGGCCTGGCCGTGCTCCGGCGAGCTCAGGCGGGACAGCCGGCGTCCCGCGTCATCCTCATGACCGCCTTCGGCAGCCTCGAGAATGCGATCGAGGCGATGCGCCAGGGCGCGTACGACTACCTGACCAAGCCGTTCAAGCTGGCCGAAGTCAGCCTGGCGGTGCGCCGAGCCCTGGACGAGCGTCAGCTTCGGGAGGAGAACCGCCGGCTCCGCGCCGAGGTTGCTCAGCGCTACGGCTTCGACAACCTGCTCGGCCGCTCCCCGGCGATGCAGGCCGTGTTCGAGCAAATCCGGGCCGTGGCCCCGAGCGACGCGGCGGTCCTCTTGCTGGGAGACAGTGGAACCGGCAAGGAGCTGGTGGGGCGGGCCATTCACTGGAACAGCGGTCGCCGCGACGGTCCCTTCGTGCCGGTGAACTGTGCAGCCATCCCCGAGACGCTGTTGGAATCCGAGCTGTTCGGACACGAGAAGGGAGCCTTCACCGGAGCCGCCCGCAAACGGCGAGGGCTCTTCGTCGAGGCCGACGGCGGCACCCTGCTCCTCGACGAGATCGCCGACATGTCGCTGGCCCTGCAGGCCAAGCTGCTGCGCGCGCTCCAGGACAAGGCGATCCGGCCGGTCGGAGGCAGCGAAGAGATCCGGCTGGACGTCAGGATCATCAGCGCTACCAACCGGGACTTGCCGGCCCTCGTCCGGGACGGGACGTTCCGAGAGGACCTCTACTACCGTCTGGCCGTCATTCCGATCCGGCTTCCCGCCCTCCGTGAGCGCCGCGAGGACATTCCTCTGCTGGCCCGGCATTTCCTGGAGCGGGCGGCGGTCCCGCTCGGCAAGCGCCTGGACGGGTTCAGCGACGAGGCGATGGCGTGGCTGCTCGCGCATCGATGGCCCGGCAACGTCCGGGAGCTCGAGAACGTGGTGGAGCGGGCGGCCATCCTGGCCCGCGGGCCACTGGTGACCCTGGCCGACCTGGGCACCGAGTTCACGATGCCAGGCGGGCTGGAGGCATCCCTGCGCCCCACGCTCGCCGAGTTGGAGCACCAGTACATGATGCGGGTGCTGACCGAGACAGCGGGGGATAAGGCTGCCGCGGCGAAAATTCTCGGCGTCAGCGTTCGTACGCTGCAACGTAAGTTCAAGGAGAGCTGA
- a CDS encoding ATP-grasp domain-containing protein: protein MARLRIGIARGAAEPPTPERRRAPQKTDVMEIAEVLRRARHEVFFVAVDGSRRCLTRLATVRADLLFNLVESYGEDDTKEPHVASYYELLGLRYTGSGPRGLHLGMDKALTKKVLNFHGITTPKFATVFRGRVGWAHDLDFPVIVKPVREDGSIGIGFSALVDNIKNLMERIDDLHAEFNQPVLVEEYIEGRELYVGVLGNSQPQAFPPVELDLSHLPKGTPRIAGTEVKWQQGTRAYRGSRYRVADDLPDGVVESLQQAALTAFHALHLRDYARFDFRLAAGYKAYLIEANPNAHLYSRGEFMKGARASGRTYPQTILEIVDLALTRYGLRTASRPEAS, encoded by the coding sequence GTGGCTAGGCTGCGGATCGGCATTGCCCGCGGCGCCGCGGAGCCCCCCACGCCGGAACGGCGCCGGGCACCGCAGAAGACCGACGTCATGGAAATTGCCGAGGTGCTGCGGCGGGCCCGCCACGAGGTCTTCTTCGTCGCGGTGGACGGCAGTCGTCGGTGTCTCACTCGCCTGGCCACGGTCCGGGCCGATCTGCTGTTCAATCTCGTGGAGAGCTACGGCGAGGACGACACCAAGGAGCCCCACGTGGCGTCGTACTACGAGCTGCTAGGCCTGCGCTACACGGGGTCGGGCCCGCGCGGGCTCCACCTGGGGATGGACAAGGCCCTGACCAAGAAGGTCCTCAACTTCCACGGCATCACCACTCCCAAGTTCGCCACGGTCTTCCGGGGCCGGGTGGGCTGGGCCCATGACCTCGACTTCCCGGTGATCGTCAAGCCGGTCCGAGAGGACGGATCCATCGGCATCGGCTTCAGCGCGCTGGTCGACAACATCAAAAACCTCATGGAGCGCATCGACGATCTACACGCCGAGTTCAATCAGCCCGTGCTGGTGGAGGAATACATCGAAGGGCGCGAGCTCTACGTGGGTGTCCTCGGCAACTCCCAGCCCCAAGCCTTCCCGCCAGTCGAGCTGGACCTGTCGCACCTGCCCAAGGGCACGCCGCGCATCGCCGGTACCGAGGTGAAGTGGCAGCAAGGGACGCGAGCGTACCGCGGCAGCAGGTACCGGGTCGCCGACGATCTACCGGACGGCGTGGTCGAGAGCCTGCAGCAGGCGGCCCTCACCGCGTTTCACGCGCTGCACCTGCGTGACTATGCCCGCTTCGACTTCCGTCTGGCGGCCGGCTACAAGGCCTATCTCATCGAAGCGAACCCCAATGCGCACCTGTATTCCCGGGGGGAGTTCATGAAGGGTGCGCGAGCCTCGGGGCGAACCTACCCGCAAACCATTCTGGAAATCGTGGACCTGGCGCTGACCCGGTACGGCCTGCGTACGGCCTCGAGGCCGGAAGCCTCTTGA